A portion of the Pseudoalteromonas galatheae genome contains these proteins:
- a CDS encoding Tim44 domain-containing protein, with amino-acid sequence MKHFIVLLSLVSFLFTASFNAEARKKFGSKSSGKTHQTQKAQQKQKTDTQALNAKSTTKPKSSKKGIMAGVLGGLLAGGLIAAMLGDDFEGFQFLEMILLAAAAFLIFKLVKGMLARKQQPSYAGAPPMGGYNNTPPPQQFQSQGPISGGFGASSVPMNLPRDFDINGFLQGARQHYQTIQTAWNNNDFSTVSEYLSPELVEEFKREREQQGDVNTEVMFVDAELVRADTRPDVWEVSIKFTGKYRDLGDMQEEPIHEIWHLERKTTGEAPWLIVGVEDLAA; translated from the coding sequence ATGAAACATTTCATTGTGTTACTTTCCCTTGTGTCTTTTTTGTTTACAGCCAGTTTTAATGCTGAAGCGAGAAAGAAATTTGGTAGTAAAAGCTCAGGCAAAACACACCAAACACAAAAGGCTCAACAAAAGCAAAAAACTGATACCCAAGCGTTAAATGCAAAATCTACAACAAAGCCTAAATCGAGTAAAAAAGGTATTATGGCTGGCGTACTTGGGGGCTTATTAGCCGGTGGCTTAATTGCAGCTATGCTTGGCGATGACTTCGAGGGATTTCAGTTCCTTGAAATGATTTTGCTTGCCGCTGCTGCCTTTTTAATTTTCAAATTAGTTAAGGGCATGCTTGCTAGAAAACAACAGCCAAGTTATGCAGGCGCACCGCCTATGGGTGGCTACAACAATACGCCACCACCGCAGCAATTTCAAAGCCAAGGACCAATTAGCGGTGGTTTTGGCGCAAGTAGCGTGCCTATGAATCTACCTAGAGATTTTGATATCAACGGCTTTTTACAAGGCGCTAGACAGCATTATCAAACCATCCAAACCGCTTGGAATAACAACGACTTTTCGACAGTTTCTGAATACTTAAGTCCAGAGTTGGTTGAAGAGTTCAAACGTGAGCGAGAGCAGCAAGGCGACGTTAATACTGAAGTGATGTTTGTTGACGCTGAGTTAGTCCGAGCAGATACACGCCCTGACGTTTGGGAAGTTAGTATTAAGTTTACTGGCAAATATCGTGACCTAGGCGACATGCAAGAAGAACCTATCCACGAAATATGGCACTTAGAGCGTAAAACAACGGGTGAAGCACCTTGGCTAATCGTTGGCGTTGAAGACCTAGCAGCCTAA